A genome region from Manihot esculenta cultivar AM560-2 chromosome 5, M.esculenta_v8, whole genome shotgun sequence includes the following:
- the LOC110616071 gene encoding mitochondrial substrate carrier family protein ucpB isoform X3 codes for MQLVGQKGPLTGMGRLFVQLFKNEGPKALYLGLTPALTRSVLYGGLRLGLYEPSKYVCDLSFGSTNILVKIASGAFAGAIATALTNPVEVLKVRLQMNTNPSQGGPVAEMRRIVSEEGIRALWKGIGPAMARAAALTASQLATYDETKRVLIRWTPLEEGFHLHLLSSTVAGTVSTLVTAPMDMIKTRLMLQRESKRVQSYKNGFHCAYQVMLTEGSSALYKGGFAIFARLGPQTTITFILCEKLRKLAGLNAI; via the exons ATGCAACTTGTGGGCCAGAAAGGTCCTTTGACTGGAATG GGACGTTTATTTGTTCAACTATTTAAAAATGAAGGGCCAAAGGCTTTGTATCTGGGATTGACCCCTGCGTTAACAAGGTCAGTTCTCTATGGAGGTCTCCGTTTAGGGCTGTATGAACCCTCGAAGTATGTCTGTGATTTGTCTTTTGGTTCCACCAATATACTGGTTAAGATTGCATCAGGTGCATTTGCTGGTGCAATTGCAACTGCACTGACCAATCCAGTTGAAGTTCTGAAG GTTCGCTTGCAGATGAATACAAACCCAAGCCAAGGAGGACCAGTTGCAGAAATGCGTAGAATTGTTTCTGAAGAGGGAATAAGAGCACTCTGGAAGGGCATTGGCCCCGCTATGGCCAGAGCTGCTGCTTTGACTGCATCACAACTTGCAACTTATGATGAAACCAAGCGG GTTCTGATTCGGTGGACACCTCTGGAAGAAGGATTTCATCTACATTTATT GTCAAGTACAGTAGCAGGGACAGTGAGTACCCTTGTAACTGCACCCATGGATATGATTAAAACCCGCCTCATGCTGCAACGGGAATCTAAAAGAGTTCAAAGCTATAAAAATGGATTTCATTGTGCATATCAG GTTATGCTCACAGAAGGCTCTAGTGCACTTTACAAGGG GGGCTTTGCCATTTTTGCAAGATTGGGTCCTCAAACTACAATCACATTTATACTATGTGAGAAACTGCGCAAGCTCGCTGGATTGAATGCCATCTAG
- the LOC110615318 gene encoding uncharacterized protein LOC110615318 isoform X2, protein MPLFSSFFYFVHENNRSSRWGLFDFPPNLPSKWLPSFSPSTNFLLRPIIHLKRHWANYCSLGAAFLASDELNSFSVSVGTGILQFSMADRCDAHFQSQSSPGWEQKDVGEGNHQLFQDTVPLDDTVALDSSLDETKLETLDFDTEVVDSPDHVKDVITHMVTEDEKEVVLDSESEGNCSSEFASVTNWLSNVKEDRRPEARVVGSQKRQFGSPFVQLEDSAETFDGSAGGTGTKPRDAVKRKMSPVSGIKGCQSLAKQIQSRTTFGKDGIFEWADSDHYGGDDFFSKRMDAAFSQEGSRRRSVLRDQKAGHVYSKGSSSSENKCKEKFVNLDREVTSSPCSDSRTAVDCQKEINKMGQASKMILENNFVNNLNQHLPAVQLEQETDPCSIERNTPDVFDVGFSTQMAAEAMEALSYGLPSDSDAGVYQYQQNLLVDSSIGVTKSCIHFKKPCLQKDALEGIARTSKQIKGSARKRSSSSSLKRSGYDKLDNELAVTKKRKRSKSLAGSSNGINTVDKNKCPTRKSPKPAKKCTEEEATGKNNTKGCENYGNLSKPFEPVVCQTGLRNAKGTMQATKDEPDNVGHRMNNGVQSSVVTYKRKRSRLGPKPFGALRAGEKCAELCCEQLRKGGLFADKTVHWITGGELAETKDRPNNQWKRTSDIIKNGIVTYRRKNSLSSAKLSESLSAEGKHAKPCCNISDTVGKNELTQKEQGGLEMSSLLRFLKSNSWGCTKRKRTLRKRPSHSFGSSNQYISFMVIDAREGYKRSFNKNLPKSSLLKEIIRLGIPELKLDFSRRDLRKRKDTACVQVLFSQHLDDDIIRQQKKIMARLGISVASCSMDATHFIADKFVRTRNMLEAIAFGKPVVTHLWLESCGQASSLIDEKNYILRDVKKEKEIGFSMPVSLARASQHPLLENRRVLITPNIQPDKKMITSLVKAVHGQVVEETQISELKIPDDLLVLSCEEDHAICTPFLDKGAAVYSSELLLNGIVIQKLEYERHQLFRNSNKRSRHHNKRICHIMSMKGGNIVGDFSLVKV, encoded by the exons ATGCCCCTTTTTTCTTCGTTCTTCTACTTTGTCCATGAAAATAATCGGAGTTCCCGCTGGGGACTTTTTGATTtccctccaaaccttccatcaAAATGGCTaccttctttttctccttccaCCAATTTTCTTTTACGGCCGATCATTCATTTAAAACGCCATTGGGCTAATTACTGTTCGCTCGGAGCTGCTTTTCTTGCATCTGATGAGTTGAATAGCTTCAGTGTCAGTGTTGGAACGGGTATACTCCAGTTTTCCATGGCTGATCGTTGCGATGCTCATTTTCAGTCTCAGTCATCACCTG GTTGGGAGCAGAAGGATGTGGGAGAAGGGAATCATCAATTGTTCCAAGATACTGTACCGTTAGATGATACTGTTGCGCTTGATAGTTCTTTGGACGAAACCAAATTGGAGACACTTGATTTTGACACTGAAGTAGTGGATAGTCCTGATCATGTCAAGGATGTGATCACCCATATGGTAACTGAAGATGAGaaagaagttgtgcttgacagTGAAAGTGAAGGAAACTGTAGTTCTGAGTTTGCCAGCGTTACCAATTGGTTATCTAATGTTAAAGAAGATAGAAGACCAGAAGCACGTGTAGTAGGCTCACAAAAAAGGCAGTTCGGTTCACCATTTGTGCAGCTGGAAGACTCGGCGGAGACTTTTGATGGATCTGCTGGTGGTACAG GAACTAAGCCTAGAGATGCTGTAAAGAGAAAAATGAGTCCTGTCTCAGGCATAAAGGGCTGTCAAAGTTTGGCTAAGCAAATCCAAAGTAGAACGACATTCGGAAAAGATGGAATTTTTGAATGGGCTGATAGTGATCATTATGGAGGGGATGATTTCTTTAGCAAGAGGATGGATGCAGCATTTAGTCAAGAAGGTTCCCGGCGGAGATCTGTATTAAGGGATCAGAAGGCTGGGCATGTTTATAGTAAAGGTAGCAGCAGCTCAGAAAATAAGTGCAAGGAGAAATTTGTAAACCTTGATAGGGAAGTTACAAGTTCACCTTGTTCAGATTCAAGGACTGCAGTCGACTGTCAAAAGGAGATAAACAAGATGGGACAAGCATCCAAAATGATTTTGGAAAATAATTTTGTCAATAACCTAAATCAACATTTGCCTGCAGTACAATTGGAGCAGGAGACAGATCCTTGTAGTATTGAAAGAAACACACCAGATGTGTTTGATGTCGGTTTTAGCACTCAAATGGCAGCTGAAGCTATGGAAGCCTTATCATATGGTCTTCCCTCTGACAGTGATGCTGGTGTTTATCAATACCAACAGAACTTGTTAGTAGATTCTTCAATCGGTGTAACAAAAAGCTGTATTCATTTCAAGAAGCCTTGCCTTCAGAAGGATGCTTTAGAAGGCATTGCAAGaacttcaaagcaaataaagGGTTCTGCTAGAAAAAGAAGTTCCAGTTCATCCTTGAAACGTTCTGGATATGACAAGTTAGATAATGAATTGGCAGTAACCAAAAAAAGGAAACGGAGCAAATCGTTGGCTGGGAGCTCAAATGGGATAAATACTGTGGACAAAAATAAATGTCCAACCAGAAAATCTCCAAAGCCTGCCAAGAAATGTACAGAAGAGGAAGCTACAGGCAAAAACAACACTAAAGGGTGTGAAAACTATGGGAATTTATCAAAACCATTTGAGCCTGTTGTGTGCCAAACTGGGCTTCGGAATGCGAAAGGTACAATGCAAGCAACTAAAGATGAGCCAGATAATGTAGGGCACAGGATGAACAATGGTGTGCAAAGCAGTGTCGTTACGTACAAACGAAAGAGAAGTCGTTTGGGTCCTAAGCCATTTGGGGCACTAAGAGCTGGAGAAAAATGTGCTGAATTGTGTTGCGAACAACTTAGAAAAGGGGGCCTTTTTGCTGACAAAACAGTGCATTGGATAACAGGGGGCGAATTGGCAGAGACTAAGGACAGGCCAAATAATCAATGGAAAAGGACAAGTGATATCATTAAGAACGGTATAGTTACTTACAGAAGAAAGAATAGTCTTTCCAGTGCTAAGCTATCTGAATCGTTGAGTGCTGAAGGAAAACATGCCAAACCATGTTGCAACATATCTGACACAGTGGGAAAGAACGAATTGACTCAAAAAGAGCAAGGTGGCTTAGAGATGTCTTCCTTATTAAGATTTTTGAAGTCCAATTCATGGGGATGCACCAAAAGGAAAAGAACACTTCGCAAACGGCCAAGTCATTCATTCGGATCTAGTAATCAGTACATCTCATTCATGGTAATTGATGCAAGAGAAGGTTACAAAAGATCATTCAACAAAAACCTTCCCAAATCATCCCTTTTGAAAGAAATCATAAGATTAGGCATCCCTGAGTTGAAACTTGATTTTAGTAGGAGAGATTTAAGAAAACGAAAAGACACGGCATGTGTCCAAGTTCTGTTTAGCCAGCATTTAGATGATGATATCATCAGGCAGCAGAAGAAG ATCATGGCACGTTTGGGCATTTCTGTTGCGTCATGTTCAATGGACGCCACACATTTCATAGCAGACAAATTTGTCCGTACGAGGAACATGTTGGAAGCTATTGCTTTTGGTAAACCAGTCGTGACTCATTTATGGCTTGAAAGCTGCGGGCAAGCGAGCTCTCTAATTGATGAGAAAAATTATATCTTGAGAGATgtcaagaaagaaaaagaaattggtTTTAGCATGCCTGTTTCACTGGCTCGTGCAAGCCAACATCCACTTCTGGAG AATCGACGGGTATTAATTACTCCAAACATACAACCTGACAAAAAAATGATTACTAGCTTGGTCAAGGCTGTTCATGGACAG GTAGTGGAAGAAACTCAGATATCAGAACTGAAGATCCCAGATGATTTATTAGTTCTTTCATGTGAAGAAGATCATGCAAtctgcacacctttccttgaTAAGG GAGCAGCGGTTTACAGTTCAGAGCTTCTGTTGAATGGGATAGTAATCCAGAAACTAGAATATGAAAG GCATCAACTCTTCAGAAATAGCAACAAGAGAAGTCGCCACCACAATAAAAG AATTTGTCATATAATGTCAATGAAGGGTGGGAACATAGTTGGGGACTTTTCTCTGGTAAAAGTTTAG
- the LOC110615319 gene encoding U1 small nuclear ribonucleoprotein C, whose amino-acid sequence MPRYYCDYCDTYLTHDSPSVRKQHNAGYKHKANVRAYYQQFEEQQTQSLIDQRIKEHLGQAAAYQQVGAAYNQHLLAQRPRLPVLPTPVMPIAGNPQLTANTSLVPGIRPPVLPRPVPGAPGYVSAPAMPQMVAPPGAPSIPGHVSGPRFPMGIPPTTAPGSMPAPTASSGAPSMVPPTYQANPAAPTSGSLDSFSNAPASEANH is encoded by the exons ATGCCTCG GTATTATTGTGACTATTGTGACACTTATTTGACTCATGATTCT CCATCTGTTAGAAAACAACACAATGCAGGTTATAAGCACAAG GCAAATGTGAGAGCCTACTATCAACAGTTTGAGGAGCAACAAACCCAGAGTTTAATTGACCAAAGAATAAAGGAACATCTTGGCCAAGCGGCAGCATATCAGCAGGTTGGAGCTGCATACAATCAGCATTTACTAGCACAGAGGCCCCGTCTTCCAGTTCTACCAACACCAGTAATGCCCATTGCAGGGAATCCGCAGTTAACTGCAAATACATCACTAGTCCCTGGAATTAGGCCTCCTGTTCTGCCAAGACCTGTGCCTGGTGCACCAG GTTATGTGTCTGCTCCAGCCATGCCACAAATGGTGGCACCGCCTGGTGCTCCTTCCATACCTGGTCATGTAAGTGGTCCAAGGTTTCCCATGGGGATTCCCCCAACAACTGCTCCTGGGAGTATGCCAGCACCCACTGCTTCTAGCGGTGCCCCTTCCATGGTTCCACCTACGTATCAAGCAAATCCTGCGGCACCCACAAGTGGAAGCTTAGACAGCTTCAGTAATGCTCCGGCTTCTGAGGCTAATCATTAG
- the LOC110615318 gene encoding uncharacterized protein LOC110615318 isoform X1 has protein sequence MPLFSSFFYFVHENNRSSRWGLFDFPPNLPSKWLPSFSPSTNFLLRPIIHLKRHWANYCSLGAAFLASDELNSFSVSVGTGILQFSMADRCDAHFQSQSSPACVKVGIREQSIHMFRLECYMKNRNCNLLSEESTKVVGAATNPSPEGSKLDMWRFIYAANVELKQFFAYCWEQKDVGEGNHQLFQDTVPLDDTVALDSSLDETKLETLDFDTEVVDSPDHVKDVITHMVTEDEKEVVLDSESEGNCSSEFASVTNWLSNVKEDRRPEARVVGSQKRQFGSPFVQLEDSAETFDGSAGGTGTKPRDAVKRKMSPVSGIKGCQSLAKQIQSRTTFGKDGIFEWADSDHYGGDDFFSKRMDAAFSQEGSRRRSVLRDQKAGHVYSKGSSSSENKCKEKFVNLDREVTSSPCSDSRTAVDCQKEINKMGQASKMILENNFVNNLNQHLPAVQLEQETDPCSIERNTPDVFDVGFSTQMAAEAMEALSYGLPSDSDAGVYQYQQNLLVDSSIGVTKSCIHFKKPCLQKDALEGIARTSKQIKGSARKRSSSSSLKRSGYDKLDNELAVTKKRKRSKSLAGSSNGINTVDKNKCPTRKSPKPAKKCTEEEATGKNNTKGCENYGNLSKPFEPVVCQTGLRNAKGTMQATKDEPDNVGHRMNNGVQSSVVTYKRKRSRLGPKPFGALRAGEKCAELCCEQLRKGGLFADKTVHWITGGELAETKDRPNNQWKRTSDIIKNGIVTYRRKNSLSSAKLSESLSAEGKHAKPCCNISDTVGKNELTQKEQGGLEMSSLLRFLKSNSWGCTKRKRTLRKRPSHSFGSSNQYISFMVIDAREGYKRSFNKNLPKSSLLKEIIRLGIPELKLDFSRRDLRKRKDTACVQVLFSQHLDDDIIRQQKKIMARLGISVASCSMDATHFIADKFVRTRNMLEAIAFGKPVVTHLWLESCGQASSLIDEKNYILRDVKKEKEIGFSMPVSLARASQHPLLENRRVLITPNIQPDKKMITSLVKAVHGQVVEETQISELKIPDDLLVLSCEEDHAICTPFLDKGAAVYSSELLLNGIVIQKLEYERHQLFRNSNKRSRHHNKRICHIMSMKGGNIVGDFSLVKV, from the exons ATGCCCCTTTTTTCTTCGTTCTTCTACTTTGTCCATGAAAATAATCGGAGTTCCCGCTGGGGACTTTTTGATTtccctccaaaccttccatcaAAATGGCTaccttctttttctccttccaCCAATTTTCTTTTACGGCCGATCATTCATTTAAAACGCCATTGGGCTAATTACTGTTCGCTCGGAGCTGCTTTTCTTGCATCTGATGAGTTGAATAGCTTCAGTGTCAGTGTTGGAACGGGTATACTCCAGTTTTCCATGGCTGATCGTTGCGATGCTCATTTTCAGTCTCAGTCATCACCTG CTTGCGTGAAAGTTGGAATCCGTGAACAATCAATCCACATGTTTCGTTTAGAATGCTATATGAAGAATAGAAATTGCAACTTATTAAGTGAAGAATCGACGAAGGTAGTAGGTGCAGCTACCAATCCTTCCCCAGAAGGATCAAAATTAGATATGTGGCGTTTCATCTATGCTGCTAATGTTGAATTGAAGCAATTCTTTGCTTACT GTTGGGAGCAGAAGGATGTGGGAGAAGGGAATCATCAATTGTTCCAAGATACTGTACCGTTAGATGATACTGTTGCGCTTGATAGTTCTTTGGACGAAACCAAATTGGAGACACTTGATTTTGACACTGAAGTAGTGGATAGTCCTGATCATGTCAAGGATGTGATCACCCATATGGTAACTGAAGATGAGaaagaagttgtgcttgacagTGAAAGTGAAGGAAACTGTAGTTCTGAGTTTGCCAGCGTTACCAATTGGTTATCTAATGTTAAAGAAGATAGAAGACCAGAAGCACGTGTAGTAGGCTCACAAAAAAGGCAGTTCGGTTCACCATTTGTGCAGCTGGAAGACTCGGCGGAGACTTTTGATGGATCTGCTGGTGGTACAG GAACTAAGCCTAGAGATGCTGTAAAGAGAAAAATGAGTCCTGTCTCAGGCATAAAGGGCTGTCAAAGTTTGGCTAAGCAAATCCAAAGTAGAACGACATTCGGAAAAGATGGAATTTTTGAATGGGCTGATAGTGATCATTATGGAGGGGATGATTTCTTTAGCAAGAGGATGGATGCAGCATTTAGTCAAGAAGGTTCCCGGCGGAGATCTGTATTAAGGGATCAGAAGGCTGGGCATGTTTATAGTAAAGGTAGCAGCAGCTCAGAAAATAAGTGCAAGGAGAAATTTGTAAACCTTGATAGGGAAGTTACAAGTTCACCTTGTTCAGATTCAAGGACTGCAGTCGACTGTCAAAAGGAGATAAACAAGATGGGACAAGCATCCAAAATGATTTTGGAAAATAATTTTGTCAATAACCTAAATCAACATTTGCCTGCAGTACAATTGGAGCAGGAGACAGATCCTTGTAGTATTGAAAGAAACACACCAGATGTGTTTGATGTCGGTTTTAGCACTCAAATGGCAGCTGAAGCTATGGAAGCCTTATCATATGGTCTTCCCTCTGACAGTGATGCTGGTGTTTATCAATACCAACAGAACTTGTTAGTAGATTCTTCAATCGGTGTAACAAAAAGCTGTATTCATTTCAAGAAGCCTTGCCTTCAGAAGGATGCTTTAGAAGGCATTGCAAGaacttcaaagcaaataaagGGTTCTGCTAGAAAAAGAAGTTCCAGTTCATCCTTGAAACGTTCTGGATATGACAAGTTAGATAATGAATTGGCAGTAACCAAAAAAAGGAAACGGAGCAAATCGTTGGCTGGGAGCTCAAATGGGATAAATACTGTGGACAAAAATAAATGTCCAACCAGAAAATCTCCAAAGCCTGCCAAGAAATGTACAGAAGAGGAAGCTACAGGCAAAAACAACACTAAAGGGTGTGAAAACTATGGGAATTTATCAAAACCATTTGAGCCTGTTGTGTGCCAAACTGGGCTTCGGAATGCGAAAGGTACAATGCAAGCAACTAAAGATGAGCCAGATAATGTAGGGCACAGGATGAACAATGGTGTGCAAAGCAGTGTCGTTACGTACAAACGAAAGAGAAGTCGTTTGGGTCCTAAGCCATTTGGGGCACTAAGAGCTGGAGAAAAATGTGCTGAATTGTGTTGCGAACAACTTAGAAAAGGGGGCCTTTTTGCTGACAAAACAGTGCATTGGATAACAGGGGGCGAATTGGCAGAGACTAAGGACAGGCCAAATAATCAATGGAAAAGGACAAGTGATATCATTAAGAACGGTATAGTTACTTACAGAAGAAAGAATAGTCTTTCCAGTGCTAAGCTATCTGAATCGTTGAGTGCTGAAGGAAAACATGCCAAACCATGTTGCAACATATCTGACACAGTGGGAAAGAACGAATTGACTCAAAAAGAGCAAGGTGGCTTAGAGATGTCTTCCTTATTAAGATTTTTGAAGTCCAATTCATGGGGATGCACCAAAAGGAAAAGAACACTTCGCAAACGGCCAAGTCATTCATTCGGATCTAGTAATCAGTACATCTCATTCATGGTAATTGATGCAAGAGAAGGTTACAAAAGATCATTCAACAAAAACCTTCCCAAATCATCCCTTTTGAAAGAAATCATAAGATTAGGCATCCCTGAGTTGAAACTTGATTTTAGTAGGAGAGATTTAAGAAAACGAAAAGACACGGCATGTGTCCAAGTTCTGTTTAGCCAGCATTTAGATGATGATATCATCAGGCAGCAGAAGAAG ATCATGGCACGTTTGGGCATTTCTGTTGCGTCATGTTCAATGGACGCCACACATTTCATAGCAGACAAATTTGTCCGTACGAGGAACATGTTGGAAGCTATTGCTTTTGGTAAACCAGTCGTGACTCATTTATGGCTTGAAAGCTGCGGGCAAGCGAGCTCTCTAATTGATGAGAAAAATTATATCTTGAGAGATgtcaagaaagaaaaagaaattggtTTTAGCATGCCTGTTTCACTGGCTCGTGCAAGCCAACATCCACTTCTGGAG AATCGACGGGTATTAATTACTCCAAACATACAACCTGACAAAAAAATGATTACTAGCTTGGTCAAGGCTGTTCATGGACAG GTAGTGGAAGAAACTCAGATATCAGAACTGAAGATCCCAGATGATTTATTAGTTCTTTCATGTGAAGAAGATCATGCAAtctgcacacctttccttgaTAAGG GAGCAGCGGTTTACAGTTCAGAGCTTCTGTTGAATGGGATAGTAATCCAGAAACTAGAATATGAAAG GCATCAACTCTTCAGAAATAGCAACAAGAGAAGTCGCCACCACAATAAAAG AATTTGTCATATAATGTCAATGAAGGGTGGGAACATAGTTGGGGACTTTTCTCTGGTAAAAGTTTAG
- the LOC110616071 gene encoding mitochondrial substrate carrier family protein ucpB isoform X1, translating into MEGHSASGNSSPSEPTFKVNEKRNWAASPSKVIYHFTTSGISVAVATGVTHPLDVLKVRLQMQLVGQKGPLTGMGRLFVQLFKNEGPKALYLGLTPALTRSVLYGGLRLGLYEPSKYVCDLSFGSTNILVKIASGAFAGAIATALTNPVEVLKVRLQMNTNPSQGGPVAEMRRIVSEEGIRALWKGIGPAMARAAALTASQLATYDETKRVLIRWTPLEEGFHLHLLSSTVAGTVSTLVTAPMDMIKTRLMLQRESKRVQSYKNGFHCAYQVMLTEGSSALYKGGFAIFARLGPQTTITFILCEKLRKLAGLNAI; encoded by the exons ATGGAGGGGCATTCAGCTTCTGGGAACTCTTCGCCTTCAG AGCCTACTTTTAAAGTCAATGAGAAGCGGAATTGGGCAGCCTCACCGTCCAAAGTCATATATCATTTCACCACCAGCGGAATCTCCGTCGCGGTTGCTACAGGCGTCACACATCCTCTAG ATGTGCTCAAAGTTCGGCTCCAAATGCAACTTGTGGGCCAGAAAGGTCCTTTGACTGGAATG GGACGTTTATTTGTTCAACTATTTAAAAATGAAGGGCCAAAGGCTTTGTATCTGGGATTGACCCCTGCGTTAACAAGGTCAGTTCTCTATGGAGGTCTCCGTTTAGGGCTGTATGAACCCTCGAAGTATGTCTGTGATTTGTCTTTTGGTTCCACCAATATACTGGTTAAGATTGCATCAGGTGCATTTGCTGGTGCAATTGCAACTGCACTGACCAATCCAGTTGAAGTTCTGAAG GTTCGCTTGCAGATGAATACAAACCCAAGCCAAGGAGGACCAGTTGCAGAAATGCGTAGAATTGTTTCTGAAGAGGGAATAAGAGCACTCTGGAAGGGCATTGGCCCCGCTATGGCCAGAGCTGCTGCTTTGACTGCATCACAACTTGCAACTTATGATGAAACCAAGCGG GTTCTGATTCGGTGGACACCTCTGGAAGAAGGATTTCATCTACATTTATT GTCAAGTACAGTAGCAGGGACAGTGAGTACCCTTGTAACTGCACCCATGGATATGATTAAAACCCGCCTCATGCTGCAACGGGAATCTAAAAGAGTTCAAAGCTATAAAAATGGATTTCATTGTGCATATCAG GTTATGCTCACAGAAGGCTCTAGTGCACTTTACAAGGG GGGCTTTGCCATTTTTGCAAGATTGGGTCCTCAAACTACAATCACATTTATACTATGTGAGAAACTGCGCAAGCTCGCTGGATTGAATGCCATCTAG
- the LOC110616071 gene encoding mitochondrial substrate carrier family protein ucpB isoform X2: MMIWFIRFFSNEVSLYNIQGRLFVQLFKNEGPKALYLGLTPALTRSVLYGGLRLGLYEPSKYVCDLSFGSTNILVKIASGAFAGAIATALTNPVEVLKVRLQMNTNPSQGGPVAEMRRIVSEEGIRALWKGIGPAMARAAALTASQLATYDETKRVLIRWTPLEEGFHLHLLSSTVAGTVSTLVTAPMDMIKTRLMLQRESKRVQSYKNGFHCAYQVMLTEGSSALYKGGFAIFARLGPQTTITFILCEKLRKLAGLNAI; the protein is encoded by the exons ATGATGatatggtttattagattctttTCAAATGAGGTATCATTATACAATATACAGGGACGTTTATTTGTTCAACTATTTAAAAATGAAGGGCCAAAGGCTTTGTATCTGGGATTGACCCCTGCGTTAACAAGGTCAGTTCTCTATGGAGGTCTCCGTTTAGGGCTGTATGAACCCTCGAAGTATGTCTGTGATTTGTCTTTTGGTTCCACCAATATACTGGTTAAGATTGCATCAGGTGCATTTGCTGGTGCAATTGCAACTGCACTGACCAATCCAGTTGAAGTTCTGAAG GTTCGCTTGCAGATGAATACAAACCCAAGCCAAGGAGGACCAGTTGCAGAAATGCGTAGAATTGTTTCTGAAGAGGGAATAAGAGCACTCTGGAAGGGCATTGGCCCCGCTATGGCCAGAGCTGCTGCTTTGACTGCATCACAACTTGCAACTTATGATGAAACCAAGCGG GTTCTGATTCGGTGGACACCTCTGGAAGAAGGATTTCATCTACATTTATT GTCAAGTACAGTAGCAGGGACAGTGAGTACCCTTGTAACTGCACCCATGGATATGATTAAAACCCGCCTCATGCTGCAACGGGAATCTAAAAGAGTTCAAAGCTATAAAAATGGATTTCATTGTGCATATCAG GTTATGCTCACAGAAGGCTCTAGTGCACTTTACAAGGG GGGCTTTGCCATTTTTGCAAGATTGGGTCCTCAAACTACAATCACATTTATACTATGTGAGAAACTGCGCAAGCTCGCTGGATTGAATGCCATCTAG